In Drosophila teissieri strain GT53w chromosome 2R, Prin_Dtei_1.1, whole genome shotgun sequence, the following proteins share a genomic window:
- the LOC122612113 gene encoding LOW QUALITY PROTEIN: focal adhesion kinase 1 (The sequence of the model RefSeq protein was modified relative to this genomic sequence to represent the inferred CDS: inserted 2 bases in 2 codons) — MNTAGATSQPPPTKNETHSEEYLIHVHMPNKSFKAVRFNVKETVFHVIRRTVEDLGTDGRTPSIQRYACRMLNMITKEVIWLARSTSMQKVLSHILTPGCSNVDCPNNQAELDEVLLEHGRRITDNRVWRVELRVRYVPNNIQELFEEDKATCFYYFNQVKEDFIQANVTSIDTEVAVQLCCLGIRHYFKNITVKAPDKKQHIDYIEKEIGFKSFLPQSVIATSKPKNLKKLIQVGYKKVYNYNDIEYLTRFFDLLKNIYLTNFEQFAVTLSSAWNISGILHVGPHIGISYQTHPQASLTNVAQFKDVVAIKTCTLPKEKLSKSGENTTEPELQNFNCNCQKIKTQIKISASNNVEDLVITCNGINTAESIADLIDGYCRLLSKDLEFTIWHRETTASNEDSAKALPNDATLGSNKSTSSQGKPMLTDDYAEIGLLEGEGDYSTPTVRNYELDRALITPSAKIGVGQFGDVYVGTYTLPKLGKGKNTPGNGKNSNSDQRNADPRPDVIQVAIKTCKANDDPEKTENFLAEAYIMQKFDHPHIIRLIGICSVMPIWIVMELAKLGELRAYLKTNSERLSHGTLLKYCYQLSTALSYLESKKFVHRDIAARNVLVSSPTCVKLADFGLSRWVSDQSYYHSTPTVALPIKWMSPESINFRRFTTASDVWMFGVCIWEILMLGVKPFQGVKNSDVILKLENGERLPLPPNCPPRLYSLMSQCWAYEPLKRPNFXRIKETLHEILIEDSINSSETLKREQRKVASMSWIGSDDIDIPPSKPSRVMHDPDITGLMPETTGLPQTYIIAQNPAVLAKLMMENQKRGINPAAYTTPASGIHNVLGEKLRQQQKNSNSDSEWLIQEELLRQRSCSIPQGSINDHQAQMFKLDFMSAGPSSLPDCSNSSSRPMTPNANLSSLKSNHSSTDHLSSLTAADEQMGPNARNLGSAVSSRPLNRADDEVYCATTLVVKSIMALSQGVEKANTEGYLELVKNVGVKLRNLLTSVDKISVIFPAQALKEVQMAHQVLSKDMHELVSAMRLAQQYSDTTLDCEYRKSMLSAAHVLAMDAKNLFDVVDSIRQRYQHLFPPXKETNCLSSFESTSGSIVTEPVNDLGGYIKTSTSGDLLQNTGIYDNDLHHSFNSQLQLQNPKASIDLSGGGSLQRGMSLGLDTTRSTNEPLRIVEETLGSPGEHMYCNTSALHGHA, encoded by the exons ATGAACACCGCGGGAGCCACCAGTCAACCGCCGCCCACCAAAAATGAGA CACACTCCGAGGAGTACCTCATCCATGTGCATATGCCGAACAAGAGCTTTAAGGCTGTTCGGTTTAATGTCAAGGAGACCGTTTTCCATGTGATCCGACGCACCGTCGAGGATCTGGGCACGGATGGAAGGACGCCCAGCATACAGCGTTATGCCTGCCGCATGCTCAACATGATCACCAAGGAGGTGATCTGGCTGGCAAGGAGCACTTCGATGCAGAAGGTCCTGTCGCACATCCTGACGCCCGGTTGCTCCAACGTTGACTGCCCCAACAATCAGGCGGAGTTGGATGAGGTTCTGCTGGAGCACGGCCGAAGGATCACCGACAACAGGGTGTGGCGAGTGGAGCTCAGAGTGCGCTACGTGCCAAATAATATTCAGGAGCTCTTCGAGGAGGACAAGGCCACATGCTTCTATTACTTCAATCAGGTGAAAGAGGACTTTATCCAAGCCAATGTCACATCCATCGACACGGAAGTGGCGGTGCAACTGTGCTGTCTGGGTATTCGTCATTATTTCAAGAACATAACAGTGAAAGCACCGGACAAGAAGCAGCACATTGACTACATTGAAAAGGAAATCggatttaaaagttttcttcCTCAATCTGTGATAGCCACATCAAAGCCAAAGAATCTTAAGAAACTGATCCAAGTCGGTTACAAAAAGGTCTACAATTACAACGACATTGAGTACTTGACGCG GTTCTTTGATCTTCtgaagaatatttatttaacgaACTTTGAGCAGTTCGCGGTAACCCTGAGCTCGGCGTGGAATATTTCTGGAATTCTACACGTCGGTCCTCACATTG GAATCTCTTACCAGACTCATCCTCAGGCCAGCTTGACGAACGTGGCTCAGTTCAAAGATGTGGTCGCTATTAAAACGTGCACTTTACCAAAGGAAAAACTGTCCAAGTCTGGCGAGAATACCACAGAACCAGAGCTTCAGAACTTCAATTGCAACTGCCAGAAGATTAAAACCCAGATCAAAATATCAGCATCAAACAATGTGGAAGATTTGGTTATAACATGCAATGGTATTAAT aCCGCTGAGAGTATTGCTGACCTTATTGACGGTTACTGCAGGCTGTTATCAAAAGACCTAGAGTTCACAATTTGGCATCGAGAGACAACCGCGTCGAACGAAGATAGCGCAAAAGCATTGCCCAACGATGCGACGCTGGGGTCTAATAAATCAACTTCAAGCCAGGGGAAACCGATGCTGACCGATGATTATGCCGAGATTGGATTATTGGAGGGCGAGGGCGACTACTCTACGCCCACCGTTCGGAATTATGAGTTGGACAGAGCCCTCATTACGCCGAGCGCTAAAATTGGTGTGGGTCAGTTTGGTGATGTCTATGTAGGCACGTATACGCTTCCGAAATTGGGCAAGGGAAAGAACACCccaggaaatgggaaaaatagcAATAGTGACCAAAGAAATGCCGATCCAAGGCCAGATGTTATTCAAGTGGCAATAAAGACATGTAAAGCTAACGATGATCccgaaaaaaccgaaaactttCTTGCCGAAGCTT atattatgcaaaaattcGATCATCCGCATATTATTCGCCTAATTGGCATTTGCAGCGTAATGCCCATTTGGATAGTCATGGAATTGGCCAAACTGGGTGAACTGCGCGCCTACTTGAAGACAAACAGCGAGAG ATTAAGCCACGGTACGCTACTGAAGTACTGCTATCAGTTGTCAACTGCTCTCAGTTATTTGGAATCCAAGAAGTTTGTTCACCGAGATATTGCGGCGCGTAATGTACTTGTCAGCTCACCAACGTGTGTTAAG TTGGCTGATTTTGGATTATCACGTTGGGTTTCCGATCAGTCGTATTATCACTCAACACCCACAGTTGCCCTTCCCATCAAATGGATGTCGCCCGAGTCAATAAATTTTAGAAGATTTACCACTGCTAGTGATGTTTGGATGTTTG GTGTCTGCATTTGGGAAATACTCATGCTCGGTGTTAAGCCTTTCCAAGGCGTCAAGAACAGCGATGTTATATTAAAGCTCGAAAACGGAGAGCGTCTGCCATTGCCTCCCAACTGCCCGCCTAGATTATATTCGTTAATGTCCCAATGCTGGGCATACGAGCCTCTTAAACGACCAAATT AACGGATCAAGGAAACTCTGCA TGAAATTCTTATCGAAGACAGCATTAATTCATCGGAGACACTGAAGCGGGAGCAACGAAAAGTGGCTTCCATGTCCTGGATTGGCAGTGATGACATCGACATTCCGCCATCAAAACCTTCAAGGGTGATGCACGATCCTG acATTACTGGTTTAATGCCTGAAACAACGGGGCTACCTCAGACTTATATTATTGCGCAAAATCCCGCGGTGCTGGCCAAGCTGATGATGGAGAACCAGAAACGAGGCATAAATCCAGCGGCGTACACCACACCAGCTTCG GGCATTCACAATGTTTTGGGCGAAAAACTAAGACAACAGCAAAAGAATAGTAACAGCGATAGCGAATGGTTAATTCAAGAGGAATTGCTG CGGCAGAGATCCTGCTCAATACCTCAAGGATCGATCAATGATCACCAGGCACAAATGTTTAAGCTTGACTTCATGTCAGCCGGTCCTTCTAGTTTACCGGATTGCTCGAACTCCAGTTCGCGACCGATGACACCAAATGCAAATCTCTCTTCCCTGAAGTCGAACCACTCATCGACAGATCATTTGTCCAGCTTGACGGCTGCAGATGAACAGATGGGCCCAAATGCTCGAAACTTAGGCAGTGCTGTTTCAAGTCGACCACTGAACCGCGCAGATGATGAAGTTTATTGCGCCACCACACTGGTGGTCAAATCCATAATGGCGCTGTCACAAGGTGTGGAGAAAGCCAATACCGAGGGTTATTTGGAACTGGTTAAGAATGTGGGCGTCAAGTTGAGAAACTTACTCACATCGGTGGACAAAATATCTGTAATTTTTCCAGCACAGGCACTCAA GGAAGTGCAAATGGCACATCAGGTACTTTCAAAAGACATGCATGAATTGGTCTCAGCGATGCGATTGGCCCAGCAATATAGCGACACAACGCTGGATTGTGAATATCGCAA GAGTATGCTGTCTGCTGCCCACGTATTGGCTATGGACGCCAAAAACCTGTTTGATGTCGTCGATTCAATTCGTCAACGTTATCAGCATCTATTCCCGC CTAAAGAAACTAATTGTTTATCAAGTTTTGAGTCAACTTCTGGCTCTATTGTCACAGAGCCGGTAAATGACCTTGGTGGATATATAAAGACGAGCACATCGGGAGATTTGCTTCAAAACACGGGAATTTATGATAATGATCTGCATCATAGCTTCAACtcgcaattgcagttgcaaaacCCAAAAGCCAGCATAGACTTGAGCGGTGGTGGTAGTCTGCAGAGAGGAATGAGTCTTGGCTTGGACACCACCAGGTCGACAAATGAACCCTTGCGAATTGTTGAGGAGACGCTCGGCAGCCCGGGGGAACATATGTACTGCAATACGTCCGCCTTGCACGGCCACGCGTAA
- the LOC122612114 gene encoding calpain-A yields MDDLRGFLRQAGQEFLNAAGEAAMGAAKDVVGSVINEIFIKKEADTKRVLPSIKNMRVLGEKSSNLGPYSEVQDYETILNSCLASGSLFEDPLFPASNESLQFSRRPDRHIEWLRPHEIAENPQFFVEGYSRFDVQQGELGDCWLLAATANLTQESNLFFRVIPAEQSFEENYAGIFHFRFWQYGKWVDVIIDDRLPTYNGELMYMHSTEKNEFWSALLEKAYAKLHGSYEALKGGSTCEAMEDFTGGVSEWYDLKEAPGNLFTILQKAADRNSMMGCSIEPDPNVTEAETPQGLIRGHAYSITKVCLIDIVTPNRQGKIPMIRMRNPWGNEAEWNGPWSDSSPEWRYIPEEQKAEIGLTFDRDGEFWMSFQDFLNHFDRVEICNLSPDSLTEDQQNSGKRKWEMSMYEGEWTPGVTAGGCRNFLDTFWHNPQYIITLVDPDEEDEEGQCTVIVALMQKNRRSKRNMGMECLTIGFAIYSLNDHELENRPQGLNFFRYKSSVGRSPHFINTREVCARFKLPPGHYLIVPSTFDPNEEGEFIIRVFSETQNNMEENDDHVGYGGKADTITPGFPTPKPVDPQKEGLRRLFDSIAGKDMEVDWMELKRILDHSMRDDLPKPVVFNRFSNNMAFETQAAGPGEDGAGACGLLSLICGPFLKGTPFEEQLGMNDQSNKRLIGDNPSDGGPVTPNAIVDETHGFSKDVCRSMVAMLDADKSGKLGFEEFETLLSEIAKWKAIFKVYDVENTGRVSGFQLREALNSAGYHLNNRVLNVLGHRYGSRDGKIAFDDFIMCAVKIKTYIDIFKERDTEKNETATFTLEEWIERTIYS; encoded by the exons ATGGACGACTTGAGGGGATTCTTGAGGCAAGCGGGACAGGAGTTCCTCAATGCAGCCGGAGAGGCTGCAATGGGGGCGGCCAAGGATGTGGTCGGATCGGTGATCAACGAGATCTTCATCAAGAAGGAGGCCGACACTAAGCGCGTTCTGCCCAGCATCAAGAATATGAGAGTT CTGGGAGAGAAGAGCTCGAACCTGGGACCCTATTCCGAGGTGCAGGACTATGAGACCATATTGAACAGCTGCCTGGCCAGCGGTTCCCTTTTCGAAGATCCACTTTTCCCGGCTTCGAACGAGTCTCTTCAGTTTTCCCGACGTCCAGATCGTCACATCGAATGGCTGCGACCTCAT GAAATCGCCGAGAATCCCCAGTTTTTTGTAGAGGGTTACTCACGATTTGATGTCCAGCAGGGCGAACTTGGTGACTG TTGGCTCCTGGCTGCCACAGCCAATTTAACTCAGGAATCCAATCTTTTCTTCCGGGTAATTCCAGCGGAACAGAGTTTCGAGGAGAATTATGCTGGCATCTTCCACTTCCGCTTCTGGCAGTATg gtAAATGGGTTGATGTGATCATTGATGACCGTTTGCCCACTTACAATGGTGAGCTTATGTACATGCACTCCACGGAGAAGAACGAGTTCTGGAGCGCTCTGCTGGAGAAGGCTTATGCTAA ACTTCATGGATCCTACGAGGCACTGAAGGGAGGCAGCACCTGCGAGGCAATGGAAGACTTTACTGGCGGCGTATCCGAGTGGTACGATTTGAAAGAAGCTCCCGGCAATCTATTCACCATTCTGCAGAAAGCAGCTGATCGCAATTCCATGATGGGCTGCTCGATTGAGCCAGATCCAAATGTCACAGAAGCAGAAACTCCTCAGGGCTTAATCCGTGGACACGCTTACTCCATTACCAAG GTTTGCCTTATTGACATAGTAACGCCAAATCGTCAGGGAAAGATTCCTATGATAAGAATGCGCAATCCATGGGGCAATGAGGCCGAGTGGAATGGACCATGGAGTGATAGCTCGCCGGAATGGCGCTATATACCCGAGGAACAGAAGGCGGAGATTGGACTTACATTCGACAGAGATGGAGAGTTCTGGATGTCCTTCCAAGACTTCCTTAACCACTTCGATCGCGTGGAG ATTTGCAATTTGTCGCCGGACTCACTGACCGAGGACCAACAGAACAGTGGCAAGCGAAAGTGGGAGATGTCCATGTACGAGGGAGAATGGACACCCGGTGTTACAGCTGGTGGCTGCCGCAATTTCCTGGATACTTTCTGGCACAACCCCCAGTACATTATCACGCTCGTCGATCCTGatgaggaagacgaagagggacAGTGCACCGTCATAGTGGCCTTGATGCAAAAGAATCGCAGATCGAAGCGCAACATGGGAATGGAATGCCTGACCATTGGCTTCGCTATCTACAGCCTTAACGATCACGAACTGGAGAACCGTCCGCAGGGTCTGAACTTTTTCAGGTACAAGTCTTCCGTGGGACGATCGCCGCACTTTATCAACACCCGCGAA GTGTGCGCTCGCTTCAAATTGCCTCCTGGTCACTACCTGATTGTGCCTTCAACTTTCGATCCGAACGAGGAGGGAGAGTTCATCATTCGAGTGTTCTCAGAAACTCAAAATAACATGGA AGAGAATGATGATCATGTGGGTTATGGCGGCAAAGCCGATACG ATAACGCCTGGATTCCCAACACCCAAGCCGGTTGATCCTCAAAAGGAGGGCTTGCGACGCTTGTTCGACAGCATTGCCGGCAAGGACATGGAGGTTGATTGGATGGAATTGAAACGGATTCTGGATCATTCGATGAGGGACG ATTTACCCAAGCCAGTGGTCTTCAATCGTTTCTCCAATAACATGGCCTTTGAGACCCAGGCTGCTGGTCCTGGCGAAGATGGAGCTGGCGCCTGTGGACTGTTGTCCTTGATTTGCGGACCCTTTTTGAAGGGCACACCATTCGAGGAGCAGTTGGGCATGAACGATCAGTCGAACAAGCGGCTGATAGGGGACAATCCCTCAGATGGGGGTCCTGTAACACCAAATG CAATTGTGGATGAGACCCATGGCTTTTCCAAGGATGTGTGTCGCTCCATGGTTGCCATGTTGGATGCTGACAAGTCGGGCAAGCTGGGATTCGAGGAGTTCGAGACTTTGCTTTCGGAAATCGCCAAATGGAAGGCCATCTTTAAGGTCTATGATGTGGAGAATACGGGCAGAGTATCTGGATTCCAGCTGCGGGAGGCTCTCAACTCTGCTGGCTATCATCTAAACAATCGAGTTCTTAATGTTTTGGGCCATCGGTATGGCTCACGTGATGGCAAAATAGCCTTCGATGATTTCATCATGTGCGCTGTTAAAATCAAGACATATATTG ATATATTCAAGGAGCGCGACACCGAGAAGAACGAAACAGCCACCTTTACTTTGGAGGAGTGGATAGAGCGCACAATATATTCGTAA